The window CCAAAGAGTCTTCAAGATTTGACTGAGATTGCActactgaagaaaaagaaacaatttcatttagaaatcaattacgtaattttaaaatgaataatgtttttttctcagataattgtaaagtgctatttaaaaataaataaatacaagtacttaccattttgtttctgaagttTGAACACCTTCCAAGAGCCACATATTTCATCATGCAGGCACTGACTGCCATATGAATTTCTGTATGGATAGCAGAAACAGCTTCTATTTCTGTAAGCAATAGTGTTAGGTGTAATACCTCTCACTAGGTCATTAAAAGATCCTTCTTTATTTACTGGTCGCCACTTTGATACCTTTTGCAGTGTACCATCACTCTGAACATACTCATCCGTCATCTTTGACCACATACTATACTCCACTCTGCTAATTCATCtgtgcaattttttaaaggctCAATACTTGTTAATTAAATCCACACCACAGTTGCTACATGATCTTTCAATGCACTGCAGCTTATGAAAACAATTGGCATTAGTTCTTGGGCATAGAGTTAAGTCAAGTGATGAAGCTGGATTTATTAATGTCAGCTCTCTGTGTCCTTTTTTGATCAGAAATTTATTAATGCCctctatataaagaaaaatcttcAAACACAACTCACATAAGCAAGACTGCATCTTATGTAAAGTAGCTTTTGCATGAAACGTTTTCCTGTTTGAGCACTAACAGATGATTGAGAGGGATCAGTTCCCTCTactgtaaaaaatgaatattgtttcCAAGGCATTTTGTGCAATGCAATcacgtcattttttttcttgcaatttgTTCTGATTTGCACTTGGACATAAAACTTCTTGACCAAATGTTAGAAATGAGTAGCACAACCTCTGAGTTTGTTGTACTTACTAAGGATACTGCAGAGTACTTGTCTATGAGCACTAGacatctgacttttttttttgctggtggAGTGTAGTTAGGTTTTGAtactttctttaatgttgtttagAAGGATGAGCTTTCTTCTCTCAGGTAGGCGCAGAAAGCGTATGTCATGGAcagcttttactttttcttggGGAGCATATTTGTGTGAGACCATCAAAAACTGCAGCATATTTCTTGGGTGACCTAGGCAATTTCATCAAAGCCCTTGAAACAGCCATTCTTTTTGCCACTGGAGTCTGGAATCCAGTACCTAGTGATTCACCAACCTCTGCTGAGATGACATTAAGTGGACTATTAGCttgctgttttctttctttgcgtTTTCTGTTTATCCAAGCTTTTTCATGTGGGCTTAACTAGGCCCTGTATGCAGCTTTTCTCaacctttccttttctctctgctCTAAAACAGCAACACGTGTTAGAGACTCAGGCTTTGATGCTTGTAAATTTAGAGTCTTTCTTGGCTTGTAGACGCCTTGAAACTCTAACAGATACTCCATTACtgaaatctgtaatttataaaaaaatgtataagtatctaaataaatagatctattatatataatataggcctactaataaatttcataaacatataatatattatatattggtgcattatttaaatctagtctagtaatgCCCATAATTGCTTGATAGGGATAGACTCAATCAATAGTATAGGACTAGTACtgttaattatattaacttaagtTATAATCATTCAGTGGTAGACTGAAAGAACTGAATATAATATAATTGAATATActgtataaacaatacaatggaAATTAAGTGCAGGTTAAACCAAACTTTGTTTTAGATACtatctacattttaatatagaataggtctataatatagatctagtctctagatatttttctagatactggtcaatttaaagaaaaatatattattaaatctaaaaatagattctaaatctagtcataaatgatctagtctagagtcactagtctagattcataaaagatctaatgatttctaatctaataatctagtttagatctaaatctagatagtgaattagatctagactgactagactattctactctactctaggtctagatcaagactcaagagtaaatctagctataatataatgaattacataattagatctagatctagagtaaatctagataatgaattacataattagatctagatctagagtaaatctagatttaggtctagaggTCTAAtcagtctagatttctagatctagagttaagctctttaaagttttaaagacaAGTGTCCGAGATGCGCCTCAAACGAAAGATCTAATAGTTCTAAATCTTATTTACAGTAAtaagtaaattttaattatttaatatttcttaaacagtaccgctttatttcttttagatgtagctaatattatctgacactgtaaaatctttaacaaaCTATCACTAAAATCTATTTGGACTTAACAGACGCAAACTAGGAcaccatttgtaaacaaacgGAGTAGTGTCCACTGAAACGCCCCAAACgatgtaaagtaaaattacaaaaaatataaaataaaagatgtcaataaatgttcatttaaaatgattaattatgaaaatagtttattacatatattaaaatcatttaatcttAATTAAAACTTCCATGAATACAGAAAACGTAACAAATCCTGAACTCGCATTAGACGCTACATGTGACGCCATAATTTATGCATGGAAAACACCAGCACGGGGTCCCAAGGAGCGCCTCAACGCCTAATCCAATttacttctcaaaataaaaacaaattaattattttaaatcgcTACACACGTCTACTATTACatcaacataattgttttagaaatataaactttttgtttagtaacaggctttaaaattgattaactttACGATTTAAGACTAAATTGTGTTCAAGACGCTTCACGTGACGTCATGATTGAATGGTTAAATTTAGTAACCTCGTAATAAAAAAAGCACTTCGATTTGGATATTGCAATCAAACTTATTTGTAATAAGCTTAAATTTCAGtagaataatgaaatatctACGTACCTGATGGGTTGTTGATTcacaaaaaacagattaaatgagGTTTTTGTGCAAGATTGCCGGCGATTGATCGTGTCGACGCTTGAGGCGCATCAATGGTTTATTGTGGGACACGCTATTGTTTACGTACTCCTGTTAATTACTACGCCAGTATTTCCAGCGGAAACGGCACTTCTTTTGTTCTACACAATACCTGTGATGCTCAAAAGAACTCTCATTCATAAAAAGTAGTGTTGTGGGAAAAATAATCCCATTCTTAACACACGCAGCACAGGCGCTTCATCTGGGACACCTCGACCTATTTTAAGCTCGTTATGCATGTTTAGAaagcttttaacaaaaaaaatactttaaaagaaatctttaatgcttgttgtaacagaaatgcaatgt of the Biomphalaria glabrata chromosome 11, xgBioGlab47.1, whole genome shotgun sequence genome contains:
- the LOC129921653 gene encoding uncharacterized protein LOC129921653, with translation MWSKMTDEYVQSDGTLQKVSKWRPVNKEGSFNDLVRGITPNTIAYRNRSCFCYPYRNSYGSQCLHDEICGSWKVFKLQKQNVVQSQSNLEDSLDVSPICSNSKAQTIFFTHQKYIVNSCVIVKYGEIFYPGVVIEVLDDQRRNNFFKRHRN